The Deltaproteobacteria bacterium region TCTTGATGCCCGGAATTTTTCCATCAAGCACGGTCAATTCGTGGTAATGGGTGGCAAACAGGGTCCGGATTCCACCGTGCCGTCTGGCCAGTTCTTCGATGACGGCCCAGGCCAGAGACAGTCCGTCGAAGGTGCTGGTGCCCCGGCCGATCTCGTCCAGAACGACCAGGCTCCGCTTGCCGGCCTGGCGAAGGATGCGGGCGGTCTCGATCATCTCGACCATGAAGGTGCTCTGTCCCATGGCCAAATTGTCCGAGGCTCCGACTCTGGAGAATACTCGGTCGCAGAGACCCAGGCTGGCCGATTCTGCCGGGACGAAGGATCCGATTTGAGCCAGAATGCAGATGATGGCTACTTGGCGCAGGACCGTGGACTTGCCGGCCATGTTCGGTCCGGTGACCAAGGCCAGGCGGTCGCGCTCGTCGAGGACTAGGTCGTTGGGAATGAAGGCGGCCCGGCCCTGACATTCCTCCACGGCCGGATGGCGGCCGCCCCTAATCGTCAGTCCCAGGCCGACGTGGACCTCGGGTCTGGTCCATTCCCATTGCCGGGCGGTCTGGGCCAGACACTGCCAGACATCGACTTCGGCTAGGCGCCGGGCCACGGCTACGAGGCGACTCCGAAAGGCGGCCACGTCGGCTCGTAGGCGGACGAAGAGTTCGTATTCCTTGGCCCTGCGGCGGTCTGAGGCTGAGACGAGTTTTTCTTCCAGGGCCTTGAGATCCTCGGTCACGTAGCGCTCGGCGTTGGCCAGGGTTTGGCGGCGGATGAAATGGTCCGGAATCGGGCCCTTGTGGGCCGAGCCCAGTTCGAAATAGTGGCCGAAGACCCTGTTGAACCCCAGTTTGAGTTTGGGCAGGCCGTGCGCGGAGCGTTCCTTTTCCAGAAGATCGTCCAGAGCAGACTGGCCGTGCTCGGCCAGTTCGATGAACTCGTCGAGCTCGGGATCGAAGCCCCTGCGGAAGATGCCCCCCTCGGTGATCTGCTGCGGCGGGTTGTCGCGCACTGCCTGGATGAGGATGTCGGCCAGTTCAGTCACGTCGTCCCATTGGCGTATGATCTGATCCAGGACCGGGGGGGATCCGGGCCGGGAGGCCAGGGATTGGAGCAGGGAGGGCAGGATCGCCAGACTCTGGCGCAGGCATACAAAGTCCCGGGGCATGGCTCGCTGGAGATGGATTCTAGTGGACAGGCGCTCAATGTCGAAGACTTCGTCCAGGAGACGTCGAAGATGCTCACGCCAGGCGTCGTCCTGAACGAAAAAGTCTACGGCCTCCTGCTGGCGCTTTATTGGCCCCATCTCCTTCCACGGTCGACGGAGCCGGTCCTTCAGCAACCGGGTGCCCATGGGCGTCCTGGTGTGATTCAGGGCGTTCCAGAGAGTTCCGGGGCCGGATCGGCCGTCCATGCGGACGAACAGTTCAAGGTTTCGCTCGGTGACCTCGTCGAGTTGAAGAAACCGGCTCAGGTTCAGGGGCGAAAATGGGGCCAGATGTGTGGGGTCGGATTTCTGGGTGGTCTGCATGTAGGAGAGCAGCGCTCCGCAGGCGCAGACCAATCCGGGTTTGTACTGGAGGTCAAGGATATCCAGAGAGGCCACGGCCTGGAACCGGAGGAGTCTTTCCCGTCCGGATTTGAAGTCGAAGTAGGAAGGGGATGGAACCCGGGTCACGGCCGGAGTCAGGGAAACGGCCATGGGAGGGAGTTCCATGGTCCGGTCGAGCAGAAGCTCCCGAGGGGCCATCTTTACGGCCCATTGCCAGAGGCGGTCCTCGGTGCGGGCATAGATGCCCGACCATTGTCCGGTGGAGAAATCGGCCCAGGCCAGGCCTCCACCCCGAGTCTTGTCCCAGAACAGGGCGGCCAGGAAGTTGTCGGACCTGCCTTCTAGACTCAGATCGTCGACCACGGTGCCGGGAGTCAAGACCCTGGTCACCTCCCGGCGGACCAGTCCCTTGGCCTTGGCCGGGTCTTCCATCTGATCGCAGATGGCCACCTTGTATCGCTTGTCCAAAAGCTGGCGGAGGTACTCGTCCACGGCGTGGTGAGGTACTCCGCACATGGGAATCTTGTGCTCGGCCTGGGGATTGCGGGTGGTCAGGGCGATCTGGAGTTCCCTGGCCGTGATCTCGGCGTCTTCAAAGAAGAGTTCGTAGAAATCTCCCATGCGGTAGAAGAGCAGGGCATCGG contains the following coding sequences:
- the mutS gene encoding DNA mismatch repair protein MutS is translated as MSAPKLTPMMQQYLDIKSEYPDALLFYRMGDFYELFFEDAEITARELQIALTTRNPQAEHKIPMCGVPHHAVDEYLRQLLDKRYKVAICDQMEDPAKAKGLVRREVTRVLTPGTVVDDLSLEGRSDNFLAALFWDKTRGGGLAWADFSTGQWSGIYARTEDRLWQWAVKMAPRELLLDRTMELPPMAVSLTPAVTRVPSPSYFDFKSGRERLLRFQAVASLDILDLQYKPGLVCACGALLSYMQTTQKSDPTHLAPFSPLNLSRFLQLDEVTERNLELFVRMDGRSGPGTLWNALNHTRTPMGTRLLKDRLRRPWKEMGPIKRQQEAVDFFVQDDAWREHLRRLLDEVFDIERLSTRIHLQRAMPRDFVCLRQSLAILPSLLQSLASRPGSPPVLDQIIRQWDDVTELADILIQAVRDNPPQQITEGGIFRRGFDPELDEFIELAEHGQSALDDLLEKERSAHGLPKLKLGFNRVFGHYFELGSAHKGPIPDHFIRRQTLANAERYVTEDLKALEEKLVSASDRRRAKEYELFVRLRADVAAFRSRLVAVARRLAEVDVWQCLAQTARQWEWTRPEVHVGLGLTIRGGRHPAVEECQGRAAFIPNDLVLDERDRLALVTGPNMAGKSTVLRQVAIICILAQIGSFVPAESASLGLCDRVFSRVGASDNLAMGQSTFMVEMIETARILRQAGKRSLVVLDEIGRGTSTFDGLSLAWAVIEELARRHGGIRTLFATHYHELTVLDGKIPGIKNLNIAVKEWGGEIVFLRRLVPGPADRSYGIEVAKLAGVPAGVVNRAREILKTLEDKARPQERSKIRSTSRALPGLGPAGPELTMTSDGPTHPIVAELQTLDTNTLTPLEALTIMSDWKNKWGLK